From the genome of Streptacidiphilus rugosus AM-16, one region includes:
- the yajC gene encoding preprotein translocase subunit YajC codes for MGANPLLFIVVILGGFMLLTMRSNKKRQQQAQEMRNRLEPGAGVRTIGGMYALVKDVTDEAVELEVAPGVYALYTKQAIAQVLDPVEYNRIVHGDEPETDEAEGSEDDEATAVVVDSDKTTVEDTPVAFEKTADEAEKTEATVGGDKDASAK; via the coding sequence GTGGGTGCCAATCCCCTTCTCTTCATCGTCGTCATCTTGGGCGGCTTCATGCTGCTGACGATGCGCAGCAACAAGAAGCGTCAGCAGCAGGCGCAGGAAATGCGCAACCGGCTGGAGCCGGGTGCCGGCGTCCGCACCATCGGCGGCATGTACGCGCTGGTCAAGGACGTGACGGACGAGGCCGTCGAGCTCGAGGTCGCCCCCGGCGTGTACGCGCTCTACACCAAGCAGGCCATCGCCCAGGTCCTCGACCCGGTCGAGTACAACCGCATCGTCCACGGCGACGAGCCGGAGACGGACGAGGCCGAGGGCTCCGAGGACGACGAGGCTACCGCCGTTGTCGTGGACTCGGACAAAACGACCGTTGAGGACACTCCGGTCGCGTTCGAGAAGACCGCCGACGAGGCGGAGAAGACCGAGGCCACGGTGGGTGGCGACAAGGACGCCTCCGCCAAGTAG
- the ruvB gene encoding Holliday junction branch migration DNA helicase RuvB codes for MYDDAAGDRLVTAAADGEDRAVEAALRPRELDEFIGQERVREQLSLVLQAARHRASTPDHVLLSGPPGLGKTTLSMIIAAEMNAPIRITSGPAIQHAGDLAAILSSLTEGEVLFLDEIHRMSRPAEEMLYMAMEDFRVDVIVGKGPGATAIPLELPPFTLVGATTRAGLLPPPLRDRFGFTGHMEFYAPEELERVIHRSARLLDVEIDPKGAAEISRRSRGTPRIANRLLRRVRDYAQVRHDGLITEEIAGAALAVYEVDAKGLDRLDRAVLHALLKLFGGGPVGLSTLAVAVGEEAETVEEVAEPFLVREGLLARTPRGRIATAAAWQHLGLTPPQQAAGAVPAQTELFGASGE; via the coding sequence ATGTACGACGACGCCGCCGGAGACCGGCTGGTCACCGCTGCCGCAGACGGCGAGGACCGGGCCGTCGAGGCGGCGCTGCGCCCGCGTGAGCTGGACGAGTTCATCGGTCAGGAGCGGGTGCGCGAACAGCTGTCGCTGGTGCTCCAGGCCGCCAGGCACCGCGCCTCGACCCCCGACCACGTGTTGCTCAGCGGCCCGCCCGGGCTCGGCAAGACCACGCTGTCGATGATCATCGCGGCCGAGATGAACGCGCCCATCAGGATCACCTCCGGCCCGGCGATCCAGCACGCCGGAGACCTCGCGGCGATCCTCTCCTCGCTCACCGAGGGGGAGGTGCTCTTCCTCGACGAGATCCACCGCATGTCCCGGCCCGCCGAGGAGATGCTCTACATGGCGATGGAGGACTTCAGGGTCGACGTGATCGTCGGCAAGGGCCCCGGCGCGACCGCGATCCCGCTGGAGCTGCCGCCGTTCACCCTGGTCGGCGCGACCACCCGGGCCGGGCTGCTGCCGCCGCCGCTGCGCGACCGTTTCGGCTTCACCGGCCACATGGAGTTCTACGCGCCCGAGGAGCTGGAACGGGTGATCCACCGCTCGGCCCGGCTGCTGGACGTGGAGATAGACCCGAAGGGCGCCGCGGAGATCTCCCGCCGCTCGCGCGGCACGCCGCGTATCGCGAACCGGTTGCTGCGCCGGGTCCGCGACTACGCCCAGGTCCGGCACGACGGCCTGATCACCGAGGAGATCGCCGGCGCGGCGCTGGCGGTCTACGAGGTCGACGCCAAGGGCCTGGACCGGCTGGACCGGGCGGTGCTGCACGCGCTGCTGAAGCTTTTCGGCGGCGGCCCGGTGGGCCTGTCGACGCTGGCGGTGGCGGTGGGGGAGGAGGCCGAGACGGTCGAGGAGGTCGCCGAGCCGTTCCTGGTCAGGGAGGGTCTGCTGGCCCGGACCCCGCGCGGCCGGATCGCCACGGCGGCCGCCTGGCAGCATCTCGGGCTCACGCCGCCGCAGCAGGCCGCGGGCGCGGTGCCCGCCCAGACCGAGCTGTTCGGAGCCTCGGGGGAGTGA
- the ruvA gene encoding Holliday junction branch migration protein RuvA, producing MIAFVSGPVAALTPSSAVIEVGGVGMLVHCAPGTLAGLRLGQEARVATSLVVREDSLTLYGFADDDERHTFELLQTASGIGPKVAQAMLAVHSPEALRVAVARGDAKALTAVPGIGPKGAQKLLIELKDRLGAPTGAVPSQPQAPLAVGPAPWQDQLHAALVGLGFAPREADEAVVAVTPEAEAAEKPNVSTLLRSALQTRNRTR from the coding sequence ATGATCGCCTTCGTCAGCGGCCCGGTGGCCGCGCTCACGCCGAGCAGCGCCGTGATCGAGGTCGGCGGCGTCGGGATGCTCGTGCACTGCGCGCCCGGCACCCTGGCCGGCCTGCGACTGGGCCAGGAGGCGCGGGTCGCCACCTCGCTCGTGGTCAGGGAGGACTCGCTCACCCTGTACGGCTTCGCCGACGACGACGAGCGGCACACCTTCGAACTGCTGCAGACCGCCAGCGGGATCGGGCCCAAGGTCGCGCAGGCGATGCTCGCCGTGCACAGCCCGGAGGCGCTCAGGGTCGCCGTCGCCCGGGGGGACGCCAAGGCGCTGACCGCCGTACCGGGGATCGGCCCCAAGGGCGCGCAGAAGCTGCTGATCGAGCTCAAGGACCGGCTCGGCGCGCCCACCGGCGCCGTCCCGAGCCAGCCGCAGGCGCCGCTCGCGGTGGGGCCCGCGCCCTGGCAGGACCAGCTGCACGCCGCACTGGTCGGGCTCGGCTTCGCGCCGCGGGAGGCGGACGAGGCGGTGGTCGCGGTCACCCCCGAGGCCGAGGCCGCGGAGAAACCCAACGTCTCCACCCTGCTGCGCAGCGCCCTGCAGACCCGCAACCGCACCCGCTGA
- the ruvC gene encoding crossover junction endodeoxyribonuclease RuvC, with translation MRVLGVDPGLTRCGVGVVDGAPGRVLTMVACGVVRTPAELDVPLRLHAIEEGLEGWFDAHRPDLVAIERVFAQHNVRTVMGTAQASAVAMLCATRRGIPVTLHTPSEVKAAVSGSGRAEKAQVGAMVTRILRLDAPPKPADAADALALAICHIWRGTANNRIAAAVAAQNRTGRS, from the coding sequence ATGCGTGTTCTCGGGGTGGATCCAGGCTTGACCCGCTGTGGGGTCGGGGTCGTCGACGGCGCGCCCGGGCGGGTGTTGACCATGGTCGCCTGCGGCGTCGTGCGGACGCCCGCCGAGCTCGACGTGCCCCTGCGGCTGCACGCGATCGAGGAGGGCCTGGAGGGTTGGTTCGACGCCCACCGGCCCGATCTCGTCGCCATCGAGCGGGTCTTCGCCCAGCACAACGTCCGCACCGTGATGGGCACCGCCCAGGCCAGTGCCGTGGCCATGCTCTGTGCGACGCGCCGCGGGATACCGGTCACCCTGCACACGCCCAGCGAGGTCAAGGCCGCCGTCTCCGGCAGCGGGCGCGCCGAGAAGGCGCAGGTCGGGGCCATGGTTACCCGGATCCTCCGGCTCGACGCCCCGCCCAAGCCCGCCGACGCCGCCGACGCCCTCGCGCTCGCCATCTGCCACATCTGGCGCGGTACCGCCAACAACCGGATCGCCGCCGCCGTCGCGGCCCAGAACAGGACCGGTAGGTCATGA
- a CDS encoding YebC/PmpR family DNA-binding transcriptional regulator: MSGHSKWATTKHKKAVIDAKRGKLFAKMIKNIEVAARTGGGDPAGNPTLYDAIQKAKKSSVPIDNINRAVKRGSGAEAGGADYATIMYEGYGPNGVAVLIECLTDNRNRAASDVRVAMTRNGGSMADPGSVSYMFSRKGVIVVPKAEKVDEDRVMEVTLEAGAEDVTDIGDAFEVQTEASDMVAVRTALVDAGIDYDSAEANFVPSVQVQLDADGARKIFKLIDALEDSDDVQNVFANFDLTPEVEAELDAE, encoded by the coding sequence ATGTCCGGCCACTCCAAGTGGGCTACCACCAAGCACAAGAAGGCCGTCATCGACGCGAAGCGCGGCAAGCTCTTCGCCAAGATGATCAAGAACATCGAGGTGGCGGCCCGCACCGGCGGTGGCGACCCCGCCGGTAACCCGACCCTCTACGACGCCATCCAGAAGGCGAAGAAGAGCTCGGTCCCGATCGACAACATCAACCGCGCCGTCAAGCGCGGCTCCGGTGCGGAGGCCGGCGGCGCCGACTACGCGACCATCATGTACGAGGGCTACGGCCCCAACGGCGTGGCGGTCCTGATCGAGTGCCTCACCGACAACCGCAACCGCGCCGCGTCCGACGTCCGCGTCGCGATGACCCGCAACGGCGGCAGCATGGCCGACCCGGGCTCGGTCTCGTACATGTTCAGCCGCAAGGGCGTCATCGTCGTCCCCAAGGCCGAGAAGGTCGACGAGGACCGGGTCATGGAGGTCACCCTCGAGGCCGGCGCGGAGGACGTCACCGACATCGGCGACGCCTTCGAGGTCCAGACCGAGGCGTCCGACATGGTCGCGGTCCGCACGGCGCTGGTCGACGCGGGCATCGACTACGACTCGGCCGAGGCCAACTTCGTCCCCTCCGTCCAGGTCCAGCTGGACGCGGACGGCGCGCGCAAGATCTTCAAGCTGATCGACGCGCTCGAGGACAGCGACGACGTCCAGAACGTCTTCGCCAACTTCGACCTCACCCCCGAGGTCGAGGCCGAGCTCGACGCCGAGTAG
- the pdxT gene encoding pyridoxal 5'-phosphate synthase glutaminase subunit PdxT gives MSSSTPVVGVLALQGDVREHLVALAEADALARPVRRPEELAEVDALVIPGGESTTMSKLALLFGVMEPLRARVAAGMPVYGTCAGMIMLADKILDGRDDQETVGGIDMVVRRNAFGRQNESFEQGVDFAGLSESGGPVHGVFIRAPWVESVGEGVEVLAALYKGTDAEHVVAVRQGNLLATSFHPELTGDHRVHAYFVDMVRAAGSHSE, from the coding sequence GTGTCCAGCTCCACCCCCGTCGTCGGTGTCCTCGCCCTCCAGGGCGACGTGCGCGAGCACCTGGTCGCGCTGGCCGAGGCCGACGCGCTGGCGCGCCCCGTCCGCCGTCCCGAGGAGCTGGCGGAGGTCGACGCGCTGGTCATCCCCGGCGGCGAGTCCACCACCATGTCCAAGCTGGCGCTGCTCTTCGGCGTGATGGAGCCGCTGCGCGCCCGCGTCGCCGCCGGCATGCCGGTCTACGGGACCTGCGCCGGCATGATCATGCTGGCGGACAAGATCCTCGACGGCCGCGACGACCAGGAGACGGTCGGCGGCATCGACATGGTCGTGCGCCGCAACGCCTTCGGGCGGCAGAACGAGTCCTTCGAGCAGGGCGTCGACTTCGCCGGCCTGTCCGAGTCCGGCGGTCCGGTGCACGGGGTCTTCATCCGCGCCCCCTGGGTCGAGTCGGTCGGCGAGGGCGTCGAGGTCCTGGCCGCGCTGTACAAGGGCACTGACGCCGAGCACGTGGTGGCGGTCCGTCAGGGCAACCTGCTGGCGACCTCGTTCCATCCGGAGCTGACCGGCGACCACCGCGTGCACGCGTATTTCGTGGACATGGTCCGCGCCGCCGGCTCGCACAGCGAGTGA
- the pdxS gene encoding pyridoxal 5'-phosphate synthase lyase subunit PdxS: MSTNTPFTSDQPAVGTARVKRGMAEQLKGGVIMDVVNAEQAKIAEDAGAVAVMALERVPADIRKDGGVARMSDPNMIEEIIGAVSIPVMAKSRIGHFVEAQVLQALGVDYIDESEVLTPADEVNHSDKFAFTTPFVCGATNLGEALRRIAEGAAMIRSKGEAGTGNVVEAVRHLRQIKGEIAKLRGCDNNELYAAAKELRAPYELVAEVAELGKLPVVLFSAGGVATPADAALMRQLGAEGVFVGSGIFKSGDPAKRAAAIVKATTFYDDPKIIADASRNLGEAMVGINCDTLPETERYANRGW; the protein is encoded by the coding sequence GTGTCCACCAACACCCCCTTCACCTCCGACCAGCCTGCCGTCGGCACCGCCCGCGTCAAGCGTGGCATGGCCGAGCAGCTCAAGGGCGGTGTGATCATGGACGTGGTCAACGCCGAGCAGGCGAAGATCGCCGAGGACGCGGGCGCCGTGGCCGTCATGGCCCTGGAGCGCGTCCCCGCCGACATCCGCAAGGACGGCGGCGTGGCCCGCATGTCGGACCCGAACATGATCGAGGAGATCATCGGCGCGGTCTCGATCCCGGTCATGGCCAAGTCGCGTATCGGCCACTTCGTCGAGGCCCAGGTGCTGCAGGCGCTCGGCGTCGACTACATCGACGAGTCCGAGGTGCTCACCCCGGCCGACGAGGTCAACCACTCGGACAAGTTCGCCTTCACCACCCCGTTCGTCTGCGGCGCCACCAACCTGGGCGAGGCGCTGCGCCGCATCGCCGAGGGTGCGGCCATGATCCGCTCCAAGGGCGAGGCCGGCACCGGCAACGTGGTCGAGGCCGTCCGCCACCTGCGTCAGATCAAGGGCGAGATCGCCAAGCTGCGCGGCTGCGACAACAACGAGCTCTACGCCGCGGCCAAGGAGCTGCGCGCCCCGTACGAGCTGGTCGCCGAGGTCGCCGAGCTGGGCAAGCTCCCCGTCGTGCTCTTCTCCGCGGGCGGCGTGGCCACCCCGGCCGACGCCGCGCTGATGCGTCAGCTGGGCGCCGAGGGCGTCTTCGTCGGCTCCGGCATCTTCAAGTCGGGCGACCCGGCCAAGCGCGCCGCCGCCATCGTGAAGGCCACCACCTTCTACGACGACCCGAAGATCATCGCGGACGCCTCCCGCAACCTGGGCGAGGCCATGGTCGGCATCAACTGCGACACCCTGCCCGAGACCGAGCGCTACGCCAACCGCGGCTGGTAA
- a CDS encoding ABC transporter permease yields the protein MLRYLIRRLLSGVLVLWLISLFTFGIFFVAPNNVARQICGRLCSAQQVQLVSQQLGLDQPLQVQYWHFLDRLVHGNLGYSYYNSEPVAKLLSNALPPTLSLALGASVLWLIGGVSLGVLSALRPRTLLDRGGTIFALIGVSMPSFLIGILLLNVLFFRLTVAGLAWFPPSGYVGITDDPLEWAHHLLLPWFALAFITAATYVRLTRSQMLEVLGEDYIRTARSKGLPKRRVTVRHALRAALTPAVTQFGIDLAGLLGGAIVTERIFGLPGLGQLAVISVTREDQPVVIATVLLAAVFIVVANIVVDLLYAVLDPRVRLS from the coding sequence ATGCTGCGGTACCTCATCCGACGGCTGCTCTCCGGAGTCCTGGTGCTCTGGCTGATCAGCCTGTTCACCTTCGGGATCTTCTTCGTGGCCCCGAACAACGTGGCCCGGCAGATCTGCGGACGGCTCTGCTCCGCGCAGCAGGTCCAGCTGGTCAGCCAGCAGTTGGGCCTGGACCAGCCGCTCCAGGTCCAGTACTGGCACTTCCTCGACCGGCTGGTGCACGGCAATCTCGGCTACTCGTACTACAACTCCGAGCCGGTCGCCAAGCTGCTCTCGAACGCCCTGCCGCCCACCCTCTCCCTGGCTCTGGGCGCCTCGGTGCTCTGGCTGATCGGCGGGGTCTCCCTCGGTGTGCTCTCGGCCCTGCGGCCGCGGACGCTGCTGGACCGCGGGGGCACGATCTTCGCGCTGATCGGCGTCTCGATGCCCTCGTTCCTGATCGGCATCCTGCTGCTGAACGTCCTCTTCTTCCGGCTGACCGTGGCCGGGCTCGCCTGGTTCCCGCCGAGCGGCTACGTCGGGATCACCGACGACCCGCTGGAGTGGGCGCACCACCTGCTGCTGCCCTGGTTCGCGCTGGCCTTCATCACCGCCGCCACCTACGTCCGGCTCACCCGCAGCCAGATGCTGGAGGTGCTGGGGGAGGACTACATCCGGACGGCCAGGTCCAAAGGCCTGCCCAAGCGCCGGGTCACCGTCCGGCATGCGCTGCGGGCGGCGCTCACGCCGGCGGTGACGCAGTTCGGCATCGACCTCGCCGGGCTGCTCGGCGGCGCGATCGTGACCGAGCGGATCTTCGGTCTGCCCGGGCTCGGTCAGCTCGCCGTCATCTCCGTCACCCGGGAGGATCAGCCGGTGGTCATCGCCACGGTGCTGCTGGCGGCGGTCTTCATCGTCGTGGCCAACATCGTCGTGGACCTTCTCTACGCGGTGCTCGACCCGCGGGTCAGGCTCAGCTGA
- a CDS encoding ABC transporter permease — protein sequence MSADTALTPTAGAESPSATGIEGRSPWQLAWLHLRKDRAAMISAVFILLLVVVALSAPLLAHLIGYGPADQDRDHGITVDGLPVAPNGRHLLGTDNLGRDILVRVIYGSRISLLVGVASTLMAIAIGVLVGLAAGYFGGAVDSFLSRAMDVVLSFPFLLFAIALVSIYGSSLALSVFVIAFFSWAAVGRIVRGQTLSIREKEYIESARSLGAGDLRIMFVDVLPNLLAPVIVYTTLLIPIAVVFEATLSFLGLGVPLPTPTWGNMLSDSQDFYQVAWWFPLFPGLALLLTTLAFNLLGDGVRDALDPRAGRLFQD from the coding sequence ATGAGTGCCGACACGGCTCTTACGCCGACCGCCGGTGCCGAGTCCCCCAGCGCAACGGGCATCGAGGGGCGCAGCCCCTGGCAGCTCGCCTGGCTGCACCTGCGCAAGGACCGGGCCGCGATGATCTCCGCCGTCTTCATCCTGCTGCTGGTGGTGGTCGCGCTCAGCGCTCCGCTGCTGGCCCATCTGATCGGCTACGGCCCGGCCGACCAGGACCGCGACCACGGGATCACCGTCGACGGTCTGCCCGTCGCCCCGAACGGCCGCCACCTGCTGGGCACCGACAACCTCGGCCGCGACATCCTGGTCCGCGTCATCTACGGCAGCCGGATCTCGCTGCTGGTCGGCGTCGCCTCGACGCTGATGGCGATCGCCATCGGCGTGCTGGTGGGCCTGGCCGCCGGGTACTTCGGCGGAGCGGTGGACAGCTTCCTGTCCCGGGCGATGGACGTGGTGCTCTCCTTCCCCTTCCTGCTGTTCGCGATCGCCCTGGTCTCGATCTACGGCAGCAGCCTCGCGCTGTCCGTCTTCGTCATCGCCTTCTTCTCCTGGGCGGCGGTCGGGCGCATCGTGCGCGGGCAGACGCTCTCCATCAGGGAGAAGGAGTACATCGAGTCGGCGCGCTCGCTCGGCGCGGGCGACCTGCGGATCATGTTCGTCGACGTGCTGCCCAATCTGCTCGCCCCGGTGATCGTCTACACCACGCTGCTGATCCCGATCGCCGTCGTCTTCGAGGCGACGCTGTCGTTCCTCGGACTCGGCGTCCCGCTGCCGACCCCGACCTGGGGCAACATGCTCAGCGACTCGCAGGACTTCTACCAGGTCGCCTGGTGGTTCCCGCTCTTCCCCGGACTGGCGCTGCTGCTGACGACGCTGGCCTTCAACCTGCTCGGGGACGGGGTCCGCGACGCGCTGGACCCGCGCGCCGGGCGTCTGTTCCAGGACTGA
- a CDS encoding ABC transporter ATP-binding protein gives MTDDQSPTVPSMRKEASPRDVSEPLVEIRDAVKYFPIKQGIIFKREIGRVHAVEGVNLQVRRGETLGLVGETGCGKSTLARCITRLHELTSGQIVFEGDDITRLSRTQVRPYRRRMQMIFQDPYGSLNPRRRVGSIIGDPFAIHDEGERGERKGKVQELMELVGLNPEHYNRFPADFSGGQRQRIGVARALALRPSLIVADEPVSALDVSIQAQVINLLDDLQHEFGLTYVFISHDLSVVRHVSDRIAVMYLGQVVELADSEDLHSSPRHPYTNALLSAASVADPDQSAARQRIVLAGDVPSPINPPTGCRFHPRCPKAQLVCVEQAPPLVARAGDPDSHLTACHFPVEPGEDLTRVTATIPEEERAS, from the coding sequence ATGACCGACGACCAGTCACCCACGGTTCCCTCCATGCGGAAGGAGGCGTCGCCGCGCGACGTCTCCGAGCCGCTGGTCGAGATACGCGACGCGGTCAAGTACTTCCCGATCAAGCAGGGCATCATCTTCAAGCGCGAGATCGGCAGGGTCCACGCCGTCGAGGGCGTCAACCTCCAGGTGCGGCGCGGCGAGACGCTGGGCCTGGTCGGCGAGACCGGATGCGGGAAGTCCACGCTGGCGCGCTGCATCACCCGGCTGCACGAACTCACCTCCGGGCAGATCGTGTTCGAGGGCGACGACATCACCAGGCTGAGCCGGACCCAGGTCAGGCCCTACCGGCGCCGGATGCAGATGATCTTCCAGGACCCCTACGGCTCGCTCAACCCGCGCCGCCGGGTCGGCTCGATCATCGGCGACCCCTTCGCCATCCACGACGAGGGGGAGCGCGGCGAGCGCAAGGGCAAGGTCCAAGAGCTGATGGAGCTCGTGGGCCTCAACCCCGAGCACTACAACCGGTTCCCCGCCGACTTCTCCGGCGGCCAGCGGCAGCGCATCGGCGTCGCGCGCGCGCTCGCGCTGCGGCCCAGCCTGATCGTCGCCGACGAGCCGGTCTCCGCCCTGGACGTGTCGATCCAGGCGCAGGTCATCAACCTGCTCGACGACCTGCAGCACGAGTTCGGCCTCACCTACGTGTTCATCAGCCACGACCTGTCCGTGGTACGGCACGTGAGCGACCGGATCGCGGTGATGTACCTCGGGCAGGTGGTGGAGCTGGCCGACTCGGAGGACCTGCACAGCAGTCCGCGCCACCCTTACACCAACGCCCTGCTCTCGGCGGCCTCCGTGGCCGACCCCGACCAGTCCGCGGCCCGGCAGCGGATCGTGCTGGCCGGCGACGTGCCCTCGCCGATCAACCCGCCGACCGGCTGCCGCTTCCACCCGCGCTGCCCCAAGGCGCAGTTGGTCTGCGTGGAGCAGGCCCCGCCGCTGGTCGCCCGTGCGGGCGACCCGGACTCGCACCTGACGGCCTGTCACTTCCCGGTCGAGCCGGGTGAGGACCTGACCCGGGTGACCGCGACCATCCCCGAGGAGGAGCGCGCCTCATGA
- a CDS encoding ABC transporter ATP-binding protein: MKLLEVSDLHVSFRTVDGEVQAVRGVSFELDAGQTLGIVGESGSGKSVCTQTLLGLTTGAKVSGGARFAGQDLLTMGEQELRELRGAQMAAIFQDPLSSLHPLYKVGWQIVEMIRAHEQVGKAVARRRAIDLLGMVGIPQPERRVDDYPHQFSGGMRQRALIAMALALNPKLVIADEPTTALDATVQAQILDLLLRLQQENGMALIMITHDLGVIAGLADEVLVMYAGRAAERADRRGLYYRPHHPYTNGLLESIPSSSAAGDRLRPISGQPPSLIRLPSGCAFHPRCAFAMDRCSQEQPDLQPVDDGEGHTSACWLPGHLLGASEEAKEGRRAASALGRTALQGGAA; this comes from the coding sequence ATGAAGCTTCTCGAGGTCTCGGACCTCCATGTGTCCTTCCGAACCGTCGACGGAGAAGTCCAGGCGGTTCGAGGGGTCTCCTTCGAACTGGACGCCGGCCAGACCCTCGGCATCGTCGGCGAGTCAGGATCGGGCAAGAGCGTCTGCACCCAGACGCTGCTCGGCCTCACCACCGGCGCCAAGGTCAGCGGCGGCGCCAGGTTCGCCGGCCAGGACCTGCTCACCATGGGCGAGCAGGAACTCCGCGAGCTGCGCGGCGCCCAGATGGCCGCGATCTTCCAGGACCCGCTCTCCAGCCTGCACCCGCTCTACAAGGTGGGCTGGCAGATCGTGGAGATGATCCGCGCCCACGAGCAGGTCGGCAAGGCCGTGGCCAGGCGTCGCGCGATCGACCTGCTCGGGATGGTCGGCATCCCGCAGCCCGAGCGCCGCGTGGACGACTACCCGCACCAGTTCTCCGGCGGCATGCGCCAGCGCGCGCTGATCGCCATGGCCCTGGCCCTCAACCCCAAGCTGGTCATCGCCGACGAGCCGACCACCGCGCTGGACGCCACCGTGCAGGCGCAGATCCTGGATCTGCTGCTCCGGCTCCAGCAGGAGAACGGCATGGCGCTGATCATGATCACCCACGACCTCGGGGTGATCGCCGGTCTGGCCGACGAGGTGCTGGTGATGTACGCGGGCCGGGCCGCCGAGCGGGCGGACCGCCGCGGACTCTACTACCGCCCTCACCACCCTTACACCAACGGCCTGTTGGAGTCGATCCCGTCCTCCAGCGCGGCCGGCGACCGGCTTCGGCCGATCAGCGGCCAGCCGCCGAGCCTGATCAGGCTGCCTTCGGGTTGCGCCTTCCACCCGCGCTGCGCCTTCGCGATGGACCGGTGCAGCCAGGAGCAGCCCGATCTGCAGCCCGTCGACGACGGCGAGGGCCACACCTCCGCCTGCTGGCTGCCCGGCCATCTGCTGGGCGCGTCGGAGGAGGCCAAGGAGGGACGCCGCGCGGCCAGTGCGCTCGGCAGGACGGCACTTCAGGGAGGCGCGGCATGA